Below is a genomic region from Cellulomonas sp. P24.
TGGGCGGCTGCGAGCAGCATCGCGTCGGTGATCGTGTTCGACTGCGCGTTGAGCAGCCCGCGGAAGACGCCGGGGAACGCGAGGACGTTGTTGATCTGGTTCGCGAAGTCGCTCCGGCCGGTGCCGACGACGGCGGCATGCTTCGCCGCGTCCACGGGGTCGACCTCCGGCCGGGGGTTCGCCATCGCGAAGACGATCGACCGGTCGGCCATCGTGGCGACGTCGTCCCCGGTGAGGATGTCCGGTGCGGAGACGCCGATGAACACGTCGGCGTCCGCGAGCGCCTCGCGGAGGGTCCCCGTGACGCCGCGCGGGTTCGTGATGGCGGCGGTGCGTGCGAGCTGGTCCGTGAGTCCCGGACGGCCGGGGTAGATCACGCCGTCGATGTCCGCGACGACGACGTCCGTCGCACCGGCCGCGAGCAGCAGGGTCAGGACGGCGGTTCCCGCGGCGCCGGCGCCGGACATCACGATCCGGACGTCCGGGAGGGCCTTGTCGACGACCTTGAGCGCGTTGGTCAGGGCGGCGAGGGCGACGATCGCGGTGCCGTGCTGGTCGTCGTGGAACACCGGGATGTCGAGACGCTCGCGCAGCCGCCTCTCGATCTCGAAGCAGCGCGGTGCGGAGATGTCCTCGAGGTTGATCCCGGCGAAGACCGGCGCGATCGCGCAGACGGTCTCGACGATCTGGTCGACGTCGGTCGTGTCGAGCGCGATCGGGAAGGCGTCGATGTCGGCGAAGCGCTTGAAGAGCACGGCCTTGCCCTCCATGACCGGCAGCGCGGCCAGCGGGCCGAGGTCGCCGAGGCCCAGCACGGCGGTGCCGTCGGTGACGACGGCGATCGTGTTCCGCTTGATGGTGAGCCGGCGGGCGTCCTCCGGGCGGGCGGCGATGGCCTCGCAGACCCGCGCGACGCCGGGCGTGTAGA
It encodes:
- a CDS encoding NAD-dependent malic enzyme, which codes for MPSAPSVSSSITVRMQVEARPTAVSELTTSIEQSGGIVTALDVTASGHERITVDLTCATRGEDHANEIVAGLRTLPGVVVDRVSDRTFLLHLGGKLSIESKVPLRNRDDLSMVYTPGVARVCEAIAARPEDARRLTIKRNTIAVVTDGTAVLGLGDLGPLAALPVMEGKAVLFKRFADIDAFPIALDTTDVDQIVETVCAIAPVFAGINLEDISAPRCFEIERRLRERLDIPVFHDDQHGTAIVALAALTNALKVVDKALPDVRIVMSGAGAAGTAVLTLLLAAGATDVVVADIDGVIYPGRPGLTDQLARTAAITNPRGVTGTLREALADADVFIGVSAPDILTGDDVATMADRSIVFAMANPRPEVDPVDAAKHAAVVGTGRSDFANQINNVLAFPGVFRGLLNAQSNTITDAMLLAAAQALASVVSDDQLNPTYIVPSVFNPEVTTVVAAAVERVARAQVAVAP